A genomic stretch from bacterium BMS3Abin14 includes:
- the kdsA gene encoding 2-dehydro-3-deoxyphosphooctonate aldolase, translated as MDKKAAHTRTVRVGDVNIGGNGPLVLIAGPCVIESAQSALSTAGELSRICRGLGVPLVFKSSFDKANRTSGGSFRGPGIAAGLKILDTVKKELGIPVTSDVHDTVQLEKSAEVLDLIQIPAFLCRQTDLLLAASRTGLPVNVKKGQFLSPWDVGGIIGKVRNGEALLITERGTTFGYNNLVVDFRSFPVIRGFGTPVVYDATHSLQLPGGLGDRSGGMREYIPDLCRGAVACGIDAIFMEVHPDPDSAPCDGPNMWPLDRLKDLLESLLAVAGAAKPGGSG; from the coding sequence GTGGATAAAAAGGCCGCCCATACCCGAACGGTCCGGGTTGGAGATGTGAACATCGGCGGGAATGGACCCCTTGTTCTTATTGCCGGTCCATGCGTCATCGAGTCTGCCCAATCCGCCCTATCCACTGCCGGAGAGCTTTCCCGAATATGCCGTGGCCTTGGGGTTCCCCTGGTATTCAAGTCTTCCTTCGACAAGGCGAACCGCACATCCGGAGGCTCATTCCGCGGGCCCGGCATCGCGGCCGGCCTGAAGATACTCGACACCGTCAAAAAAGAGTTGGGCATACCGGTAACCTCGGATGTCCACGATACCGTGCAGCTGGAGAAGTCGGCCGAGGTCCTGGACCTTATCCAGATACCGGCCTTCCTCTGTCGTCAGACTGATCTTCTCCTGGCCGCGTCCCGAACGGGGCTCCCGGTCAATGTAAAAAAGGGACAGTTTCTGTCCCCCTGGGATGTGGGCGGGATCATCGGCAAGGTAAGGAACGGGGAAGCCCTGCTGATCACCGAGAGAGGCACGACTTTCGGCTACAACAACCTTGTAGTTGATTTTCGATCCTTTCCGGTAATCAGGGGTTTCGGAACCCCTGTTGTCTACGACGCGACCCACAGCCTTCAGCTTCCGGGAGGGCTGGGTGATCGGTCGGGTGGAATGAGAGAGTATATTCCTGACCTTTGCCGCGGGGCAGTGGCATGCGGGATTGATGCGATTTTTATGGAGGTCCATCCCGACCCTGATTCCGCCCCGTGCGATGGACCGAACATGTGGCCGCTGGATCGACTGAAAGACCTTCTGGAATCCCTCCTGGCCGTTGCCGGCGCTGCAAAACCAGGAGGTTCAGGTTGA
- the kdsD gene encoding arabinose 5-phosphate isomerase KdsD, with protein sequence MDLDPKSVLHTARQVLIIEERSIAKMRKRIGKEFVTAVEMLLACKGRVVFVGMGKSGLVCRKIAATFASTGTPSMFIHPAEGGHGDLGMLVRGDILVAVSNSGETEEMVRLLPAVKRLGIPIICMTGKGPSTLAKRADVVLDISVEEEACPLGLAPTASTTVTLALGDSLAVALLELKGFSEEDFAMVHPWGTLGRRFLTVADIMHTGDEIPAVKDAAPLRDAILEITSKRLGFTTVVDSNRSLLGIITDGDLRRLLERQASPLDLTAGQAMTTAPKVITMDIMAAKALQIMESHSITGLVVVNSEGAIEGVIHLHDILKGGVA encoded by the coding sequence ATGGACCTCGATCCCAAGTCCGTGCTGCACACTGCGAGGCAGGTCCTGATCATTGAGGAGCGGTCCATCGCGAAAATGAGGAAAAGGATTGGGAAAGAGTTCGTCACTGCTGTCGAGATGCTCCTGGCCTGTAAAGGGAGGGTCGTTTTCGTCGGTATGGGGAAGTCGGGACTGGTATGTCGGAAAATCGCCGCGACCTTCGCGAGCACCGGCACCCCTTCCATGTTCATTCATCCCGCGGAAGGAGGCCATGGCGATCTGGGGATGCTTGTCAGGGGAGATATCCTTGTCGCCGTGTCCAACAGCGGGGAGACGGAAGAGATGGTCAGGCTTCTGCCGGCCGTCAAGAGGTTGGGAATTCCCATAATATGTATGACAGGCAAGGGCCCTTCCACTCTTGCCAAAAGGGCGGATGTGGTCCTGGATATTTCGGTGGAGGAGGAGGCCTGTCCCCTGGGACTGGCCCCTACCGCCAGCACCACGGTAACTCTGGCGCTGGGGGATTCTCTCGCCGTTGCCCTGCTGGAACTAAAGGGATTTTCCGAGGAGGATTTTGCCATGGTCCATCCGTGGGGAACGCTGGGGCGCCGTTTCCTCACCGTGGCTGATATCATGCACACCGGCGATGAAATTCCGGCGGTCAAGGATGCCGCCCCCCTCCGGGATGCCATCCTGGAAATTACCTCCAAACGGCTCGGTTTTACGACTGTTGTGGATTCAAATCGCTCTCTCCTGGGGATTATCACCGACGGAGATCTCAGGAGGCTCCTTGAAAGGCAGGCAAGCCCGCTTGATCTTACCGCCGGACAGGCAATGACCACGGCCCCCAAGGTCATCACCATGGATATCATGGCAGCCAAGGCCCTCCAGATAATGGAAAGCCACTCCATTACAGGCCTGGTCGTCGTGAACTCCGAGGGGGCCATTGAAGGGGTTATCCACCTGCACGATATCCTGAAGGGGGGGGTTGCCTGA